From the Bos taurus isolate L1 Dominette 01449 registration number 42190680 breed Hereford chromosome 22, ARS-UCD2.0, whole genome shotgun sequence genome, one window contains:
- the CSPG5 gene encoding chondroitin sulfate proteoglycan 5 precursor, whose product MGRAEGGGPGRGPPPLLLLLGVTLVLASGAAPVPEAGSAVEADTPVKSVPAWEPRANDTREKAGPPAAGKDETSRIAPGGEQALVGPGVGAEEALEASAAVTSTAWLEAESPGLGGVTAEAGSGDTQALPATLPTPDEALGTSSTSAATFEATEASEPPSPAPGDKPSPGPELPKESPMEVWLNLGGSTPDPHGPEPTYPFQGTLEPHPASDIIDIDYFEGLDGEGRGADLGSFPGSPGTSEHHPDPGGETPSWSLLDLYDDFTPFDESDFYPTTSFYDDLDEEEEEEEDKDAVGGGDLEDENDLLVPTEKPGLGPGTGQPTSRWHAVPPQHTLGMIPGSSIALRPRPGEPGRDLAPSENGTVCRSGFVRHNGSCRSVCDLFPSYCHNGGQCYLVENIGAFCRCNTQDYIWHKGMRCESIITDFQVMCVAVGSAALVLLLLFMMTVFFAKKLYLLKTENTKLRRTNKFRTPSELHNDNFSLSTIAEGSHPNDDSSAPHKIQEALKSCLKEEEPFNIQNSMSPKLEGGKGDQADLEVNCLQNNLT is encoded by the exons ATGGGCCGAGCCGAGGGCGGGGGCCCGGGCCGGGGGCcaccgccgctgctgctgcttctggggGTTACGCTGGTCCTCGCCTCTGGGGCCGCGCCGG tGCCTGAGGCGGGCAGCGCCGTCGAGGCAGACACGCCGGTGAAGAGCGTCCCGGCGTGGGAGCCGCGTGCTAACGACACGAGGGAGAAGGCCGGCCCACCAGCAGCTGGGAAAGATGAGACTTCTCGGATTGCGCCCGGCGGCGAGCAGGCCTTGGTGGGCCCTGGGGTCGGGGCTGAGGAGGCGCTGGAGGCGTCGGCGGCGGTGACAAGCACAGCCTGGCTGGAGGCCGAGAGCCCAGGCCTGGGCGGAGTGACCGCAGAGGCGGGCAGCGGCGACACCCAGGCCCTTCCAGCCACGCTCCCGACTCCCGACGAGGCCCTTGGGACGTCCTCGACGTCCGCAGCCACCTTCGAGGCTACGGAGGCCAGTGAACCACCCTCCCCAGCTCCTGGCGACAAGCCGAGCCCAGGCCCCGAACTCCCCAAGGAGAGCCCCATGGAGGTTTGGCTGAACCTGGGAGGCAGCACACCTGACCCTCACGGGCCAGAGCCCACGTACCCCTTTCAGGGCACACTGGAGCCCCACCCAGCGTCAGATATAATTGACATCGACTACTTCGAAGGACTGGATGGTGAGGGCCGTGGCGCCGACCTGGGGAGCTTCCCTGGGTCGCCAGGTACCTCAGAGCACCACCCTGATCCCGGGGGAGAGACTCCTTCCTGGAGCCTGCTTGACTTATACGATGACTTCACTCCATTTGATGAATCTGATTTCTACCCTACCACATCCTTCTATGATGACTTggatgaagaggaggaagaagaggaggacaaGGATGCAGTGGGAGGCGGAGACCTGGAAGATGAAAATGACCTTCTAGTGCCCACTGAGAAGCCTGGTCTGGGGCCCGGGACAGGCCAGCCCACCAGTCGGTGGCACGCTGTCCCTCCGCAGCATACTCTGGGGATGATCCCCGGCAGCAGCATCGCCCTCAGGCCCCGCCCAGGAGAGCCAGGCAGGGACCTGGCCCCGAGCGAGAATGGCACCGTGTGCCGCAGTGGCTTTGTGAGACATAACGGCTCCTGCCGGTCAGTGTGCGACCTCTTCCCAAGTTACTGTCACAATGGCGGCCAGTGCTACCTGGTGGAGAACATTGGGGCCTTCTGCAG GTGCAACACACAGGACTACATCTGGCACAAGGGGATGCGCTGCGAGTCCATCATCACCGACTTCCAGGTGATGTGCGTGGCCGTCGGCTCGGCCGCCCTCGTGCTGCTCCTGCTCTTCATGATGACGGTGTTCTTCGCCAAGAAGCTCTACCTGCTCAAGACCGAGAACACCAAGCTGCGTAGGACCAA CAAATTCCGGACCCCATCTGAGCTCCACAACGATAACTTCTCCCTGTCCACCATTGCCGAGGGCTCTCACCCAAAC
- the CSPG5 gene encoding chondroitin sulfate proteoglycan 5 isoform X1, which produces MGRAEGGGPGRGPPPLLLLLGVTLVLASGAAPVPEAGSAVEADTPVKSVPAWEPRANDTREKAGPPAAGKDETSRIAPGGEQALVGPGVGAEEALEASAAVTSTAWLEAESPGLGGVTAEAGSGDTQALPATLPTPDEALGTSSTSAATFEATEASEPPSPAPGDKPSPGPELPKESPMEVWLNLGGSTPDPHGPEPTYPFQGTLEPHPASDIIDIDYFEGLDGEGRGADLGSFPGSPGTSEHHPDPGGETPSWSLLDLYDDFTPFDESDFYPTTSFYDDLDEEEEEEEDKDAVGGGDLEDENDLLVPTEKPGLGPGTGQPTSRWHAVPPQHTLGMIPGSSIALRPRPGEPGRDLAPSENGTVCRSGFVRHNGSCRSVCDLFPSYCHNGGQCYLVENIGAFCRCNTQDYIWHKGMRCESIITDFQVMCVAVGSAALVLLLLFMMTVFFAKKLYLLKTENTKLRRTNKFRTPSELHNDNFSLSTIAEGSHPNKSDLVIVKILCTDSEDSYHLMMKWSPGRCFSHRSDC; this is translated from the exons ATGGGCCGAGCCGAGGGCGGGGGCCCGGGCCGGGGGCcaccgccgctgctgctgcttctggggGTTACGCTGGTCCTCGCCTCTGGGGCCGCGCCGG tGCCTGAGGCGGGCAGCGCCGTCGAGGCAGACACGCCGGTGAAGAGCGTCCCGGCGTGGGAGCCGCGTGCTAACGACACGAGGGAGAAGGCCGGCCCACCAGCAGCTGGGAAAGATGAGACTTCTCGGATTGCGCCCGGCGGCGAGCAGGCCTTGGTGGGCCCTGGGGTCGGGGCTGAGGAGGCGCTGGAGGCGTCGGCGGCGGTGACAAGCACAGCCTGGCTGGAGGCCGAGAGCCCAGGCCTGGGCGGAGTGACCGCAGAGGCGGGCAGCGGCGACACCCAGGCCCTTCCAGCCACGCTCCCGACTCCCGACGAGGCCCTTGGGACGTCCTCGACGTCCGCAGCCACCTTCGAGGCTACGGAGGCCAGTGAACCACCCTCCCCAGCTCCTGGCGACAAGCCGAGCCCAGGCCCCGAACTCCCCAAGGAGAGCCCCATGGAGGTTTGGCTGAACCTGGGAGGCAGCACACCTGACCCTCACGGGCCAGAGCCCACGTACCCCTTTCAGGGCACACTGGAGCCCCACCCAGCGTCAGATATAATTGACATCGACTACTTCGAAGGACTGGATGGTGAGGGCCGTGGCGCCGACCTGGGGAGCTTCCCTGGGTCGCCAGGTACCTCAGAGCACCACCCTGATCCCGGGGGAGAGACTCCTTCCTGGAGCCTGCTTGACTTATACGATGACTTCACTCCATTTGATGAATCTGATTTCTACCCTACCACATCCTTCTATGATGACTTggatgaagaggaggaagaagaggaggacaaGGATGCAGTGGGAGGCGGAGACCTGGAAGATGAAAATGACCTTCTAGTGCCCACTGAGAAGCCTGGTCTGGGGCCCGGGACAGGCCAGCCCACCAGTCGGTGGCACGCTGTCCCTCCGCAGCATACTCTGGGGATGATCCCCGGCAGCAGCATCGCCCTCAGGCCCCGCCCAGGAGAGCCAGGCAGGGACCTGGCCCCGAGCGAGAATGGCACCGTGTGCCGCAGTGGCTTTGTGAGACATAACGGCTCCTGCCGGTCAGTGTGCGACCTCTTCCCAAGTTACTGTCACAATGGCGGCCAGTGCTACCTGGTGGAGAACATTGGGGCCTTCTGCAG GTGCAACACACAGGACTACATCTGGCACAAGGGGATGCGCTGCGAGTCCATCATCACCGACTTCCAGGTGATGTGCGTGGCCGTCGGCTCGGCCGCCCTCGTGCTGCTCCTGCTCTTCATGATGACGGTGTTCTTCGCCAAGAAGCTCTACCTGCTCAAGACCGAGAACACCAAGCTGCGTAGGACCAA CAAATTCCGGACCCCATCTGAGCTCCACAACGATAACTTCTCCCTGTCCACCATTGCCGAGGGCTCTCACCCAAAC